A stretch of Ipomoea triloba cultivar NCNSP0323 chromosome 11, ASM357664v1 DNA encodes these proteins:
- the LOC115997042 gene encoding uncharacterized protein LOC115997042 produces MFISTLDSSDSSLPSPFPKSLRTPATLRRCSQSRRPRRQSPLLAARRCCAALLLRPTPLSPPTRLHRRRLVSIAIALDCLWRSSYSRGRRRLVSGLKGRKSFFLKSSSKVQSIVDEIKQVITASSSRKREWAERERKMKILMKRRVNCLKRKMSKKFLTKLFYCF; encoded by the exons atgtttATCAGTACTTTGGACTCATCAGATTCATCACTCCCTTCGCCCTTTCCTAAATCCCTTCGGACTCCAGCCACACTCCGCCGCTGTTCTCAATCGCGTCGCCCTCGCCGCCAGTCTCCTCTCCTCGCCGCACGTCGATGCTGCGCTGCTCTCCTTCTCCGTCCAACGCCGCTGTCGCCGCCGACTCGTCTCCATCGTCGCCGGCTCGTCTCCATCGCCATCGCCCTAGACTGCCTCTGGCGTTCTTCGTACAGCAGAGGTCGTCGCCGGCTCGTCTCAGGTCTCAAAGGTCGCAAGTCGTTCTTCCTCAAGTCTTCCTCAAAG GTCCAAAGCATTGTGGATGAAATTAAGCAGGTTATAACTGCCAGTTCAAGTAGAAAAAGAGAGTgggcagagagagagagaaagatgaagATTTTGATGAAGAGGAGAGTGAATTGCTTAAAGAGGAAAATGAGCAAGAAGTTTTTGACCAA gttattttattgcttttag
- the LOC115997041 gene encoding SNW/SKI-interacting protein A-like gives MEEHSRKFIMHSILLIWGERRTGNLGAIHCLLLWMSMVEMPVDPLEPPKFKHKRVPKASGSPPVPVMHSPPCPVTVKDQQDWKISPCISNWKNPKGYTIPLDKRLAVDGRGLQEVQINDNFVKLSEALYVAEQKAREAVAMRSKVQKEMMMKEKEKKEMELRELARKARSERTGIAPPASERGTLNDGMNVEFDCVRDVPKENREERDEKLQRDKIREERRRERERERRLEAKDAAMGKKSTITRDRDRDVSEKMALGMASTGATRGEIMYDQRLFNQEKGMDSGFATDDGYNIYDKGLFTAQPTLSTLYRPKKDVDAEMYGGVDEKLDKIMKTDRFKADRAFGETSDRGAPREFEKEGEEADPFGLDQFLTEVKKGKKALDKVSSGGSMKASAGSTRDGYEGGGSSRTRINFERGR, from the coding sequence ATGGAGGAGCATTCCCGGAAATTCATTATGCACAGTATCCTCTTGATATGGGGAGAAAGAAGGACTGGAAACCTAGGAGCAATACATTGCCTGTTACTGTGGATGAGCATGGTAGAGATGCCTGTGGACCCATTGGAGCCACCAAAGTTTAAACATAAGAGAGTTCCTAAGGCCTCTGGTTCTCCACCTGTGCCAGTTATGCACTCTCCACCTTGTCCTGTAACTGTGAAGGACCAACAGGATTGGAAGATATCGCCTTGTATTTCTAATTGGAAGAATCCAAAAGGTTATACTATCCCACTTGATAAGCGTCTGGCTGTAGATGGTAGGGGACTTCAAGAGGTCCAAATCAATGACAATTTTGTAAAACTGTCAGAGGCTTTGTACGTTGCAGAACAGAAGGCTAGAGAAGCAGTTGCAATGCGGTCTAAGGTGCAAAAGGAGATGATGatgaaagagaaagaaaagaaggagATGGAGCTTCGTGAGCTGGCCAGGAAGGCAAGGTCTGAGCGAACTGGCATTGCACCTCCAGCATCTGAAAGGGGGACCTTGAATGATGGTATGAATGTGGAGTTTGACTGTGTAAGAGATGTACCAAAGGAGAATAGGGAGGAAAGGGATGAAAAATTACAGAGAGACAAAATTCGTGAAGAGAGGCGCcgagagagggagagggaaaGAAGGCTGGAGGCTAAAGATGCTGCAATGGGCAAGAAGAGTACGATCACGAGGGATAGGGACCGTGATGTTAGTGAAAAAATGGCCCTTGGGATGGCCTCTACAGGTGCCACTAGGGGAGAGATCATGTATGATCAAAGATTATTTAACCAGGAGAAGGGTATGGATTCTGGATTTGCAACCGATGATGGATATAACATTTATGACAAGGGTCTCTTTACTGCTCAACCTACACTTTCTACACTGTATAGGCCAAAGAAAGATGTTGATGCTGAGATGTATGGAGGTGTAGATGAGAAACTGGATAAGATTATGAAGACAGATCGATTTAAAGCTGACAGAGCATTTGGTGAAACATCTGATAGGGGTGCCCCAAGAGAGTTTGAAAAGGAGGGTGAGGAGGCAGATCCATTTGGTTTGGACCAGTTCTTGACCGAGGTGAAGAAGGGTAAGAAAGCCTTGGACAAAGTAAGCAGTGGAGGTAGCATGAAGGCTAGTGCTGGGTCCACTAGGGATGGATATGAAGGAGGAGGATCTAGCAGAACAAGAATTAACTTTGAGAGGGGGCGATAA